A genomic region of Trifolium pratense cultivar HEN17-A07 linkage group LG3, ARS_RC_1.1, whole genome shotgun sequence contains the following coding sequences:
- the LOC123915977 gene encoding tetraspanin-10 isoform X2 has translation MGMGTSTFVTRCINFLTMVLAMVVIIFGVWMSTRHDACRKSLTIPMLSIGAVIFLIFIVTNNGSGHSVTGLRYKEYQLQDYSSWFLKELNNSRNWKRLRVCLVKTEDCNNLSKKYKTLKHYKLAKLTPIEAGCCRPPSECGYPAVNASYYDLTFHPVSPNNDCKRYKNSRAVKCYDCDSCKAGVAQYMKTEWRVVAIFNVVLFAVLSIIYFVGCCARRNAARNQSKG, from the exons ATGGGGATGGGTACCAGCACCTTTGTTACTAGATGTATCAACTTTCTCACCATG GTTTTGGCAATGGTTGTGATAATATTTGGGGTGTGGATGAGCACTCGTCATGATGCCTGCAGGAAATCTCTCACTATACCTATGCTAAGCATTGGAGCTGTTATTTTCTTAat ATTCATTGTAACTAATAATGGATCAGGTCATAGTGTGACTGGCTTGAG GTACAAGGAGTATCAACTTCAAGATTATAGCTCTTGGTTTCTCAAAGAG TTAAACAATTCTCGAAACTGGAAGCGATTGAGGGTTTGTCTAGTCAAAACTGAAGACTGCAATAACCTGTCCAAGAAATATAAG ACtctaaaacattataaattagCTAAATTGACTCCAATTGAGGCTGGCTGCTGCCGACCGCCTTCTGA ATGTGGATACCCTGCTGTAAATGCTTCCTACTATGACTTGACCTTTCATCCAGTTAGCCCTAACAATGACTGCAAGCGGTACAAAAATTCTCGAGCCGTCAAATGCTATGATTGTGATTCTTGCAA GGCTGGTGTGGCACAATACATGAAAACCGAGTGGAGAGTTGTTGCAATATTCAACGTTGTTTTGTTTGCTGTTTTG TCTATTATATACTTTGTGGGGTGCTGTGCGAGACGAAATGCTGCCAGGAACCAATCTAAGGGTTGA
- the LOC123915975 gene encoding uncharacterized protein LOC123915975 isoform X2, whose product MGSLPITTKTLFFTTTTPHHLPWFSSSNRRTTATRTVYLNKRKNNKVVFASSSTSHNEQDKNTPQFDDEDHEELKLGRYLGEDPKLTLAKIMGRKANPHASYLDIEKSFYNKKKGKVVEIEELPFEVERPRAKKNSPTQGQGWPFKPNYDDDDNNVAMEIKKPNQIQSKGGNVRKSNVPNVILRKPSLYNEDEDEVEDMSSRLRIKPNLSLKTQSGQVKDKFSDMTLLRKPGSSIDKNVGSELKTRKEEPSYEVVNLTLLEQPHRPSSNRELEKFAKPSAKFAKPSDEVSKLTLLEQPHRPSSNKELEKFAEPSDEVAKVTLLEQPQRPSSNKELEKFAEPSDEVGKKEEQFAEASDEVTKVTLLEQPHRPSSNKELEKFAEPSDEVGKKEEQFEEASDEVAKVTLLEQPHRPSSNKELEKFAEPSDEVGKKEEQFEEASDEVAKVTLLEQPQRPSSNKELEKFAEPSDEVGKKEEPFEEPTDEVAKVTLLEQPHRPSGKKEEEQFEKPSDEVPKVTLLEQPHRPSGKKEEEQFGDGSEQREQRQPEVHQEPIDLNQPSKLNLVGSKTELAVQAAIQGKPKRLDQYVKQTSKSVGEETASVDPGSRGNSDESGNLVDVSDIQEAEDADWTKVEDLFTTGERGDVELVSCSTKGFVVSFGTLVGFLPYRNLLPRWKFIAFESWLRQKGLDPSMYKQSLVTTTNYDADSPSLKENDGNLEDKISPDMKFEDLLRIYDQEKNKFLSSFIGQQIKAYVSLGDRKLKKLVFSLRQKEKQEVTEKKRNLMARLQVGDIVKCRIQTITYFGIFVEVEEGVSALIHLSQISWDAKFDPSNYFKIDQIVEAKVHQINPARGRIFLSLKEVKPDPLMESLESVVGGRETFDGRLEAAQTDEEWSEVESLIKELQKIEGIQSVSKGPFFRSPGLAPTFQVYMASIFENQYKLLARSGNKVQEVMVQTSLDKERMKTAIMTCANRVE is encoded by the exons ATGGGTTCCCTTCCAATCACAACCAAAACCTTATTCTTCACCACCACCACACCTCACCACCTTCCATGGTTTTCATCATCAAACAGAAGAACAACAGCAACAAGAACGGTTTATCTGAATAAGAGGAAAAACAACAAGGTAGTTTTTGCCTCATCATCAACCTCACATAACGAACAAGACAAAAATACCCCTCAATTCGACGATGAAGACCATGAGGAGCTCAAGTTAGGCCGTTATCTTGGTGAAGACCCTAAACTCACCCTTGCCAAG ATAATGGGAAGAAAAGCTAACCCTCATGCATCTTATCTTGATATTGAGAaatcattttataataaaaaaaagggtaaagtTGTGGAAATTGAGGAACTTCCATTTGAAGTTGAAAGACCCCGGGCAAAGAAGAATTCACCTACCCAAGGACAAGGATGGCCATTCAAACctaattatgatgatgatgataacaaTGTTGCAATGGAGATTAAGAAACCTAACCAAATTCAAAGTAAAGGAGGAAATGTTAGAAAAAGTAATGTTCCTAATGTTATTTTGAGAAAGCCGTCGTTGTATAACGAGGACGAGGATGAAGTCGAGGACATGTCTTCGAGGTTGAGAATAAAACCGAATTTATCTCTTAAAACGCAGAGTGGACAAGTGAAGGACAAGTTTAGTGACATGACGTTGTTGAGGAAGCCGGGATCGTCAATTGACAAGAATGTTGGTAGCGAGTTGAAGACGCGGAAAGAAGAGCCGAGTTATGAAGTCGTTAACTTGACCTTGTTGGAACAACCACATAGACCAAGTTCCAATAGAGAACTAGAGAAGTTTGCAAAGCCAAGTGCTAAGTTTGCAAAGCCAAGTGATGAAGTTAGTAAATTGACCTTGTTGGAACAGCCACACAGACCAAGTTCCAATAAAGAACTAGAGAAGTTTGCAGAGCCAAGTGATGAAGTTGCTAAAGTGACCTTGTTGGAACAGCCACAGAGACCAAGTTCCAATAAAGAACTTGAGAAGTTTGCAGAGCCAAGTGATGAAGTTGGCAAAAAAGAAGAGCAGTTTGCAGAGGCAAGTGATGAAGTCACTAAAGTGACCTTGTTGGAACAGCCACACAGACCAAGTTCCAATAAAGAACTTGAGAAGTTTGCAGAGCCAAGTGATGAAGTTGGCAAAAAAGAAGAGCAGTTTGAAGAGGCAAGTGATGAAGTCGCTAAAGTGACCTTGTTGGAACAGCCACACAGACCAAGTTCCAATAAAGAACTAGAGAAGTTCGCCGAGCCAAGTGATGAAGTCGGCAAAAAAGAAGAGCAGTTTGAAGAGGCAAGTGATGAAGTCGCTAAAGTGACCTTGTTGGAACAGCCACAAAGACCAAGTTCCAATAAAGAACTTGAGAAGTTTGCAGAGCCAAGTGATGAAGTTGGCAAAAAAGAAGAGCCGTTTGAAGAGCCAACTGATGAAGTCGCTAAAGTGACCTTGTTGGAACAGCCACACAGACCAAGTggcaaaaaagaagaagagcagTTTGAAAAGCCAAGTGATGAAGTCCCTAAAGTGACCTTGTTGGAACAGCCACACAGACCAAGCggcaaaaaagaagaagagcaaTTTGGAGAT GGCTCGGAGCAACGTGAGCAGAGACAACCAGAGGTCCATCAGGAGCCAATTGATTTAAATCAACCGTCTAAGTTAAATTTGGTTGGTTCTAAGACGGAGTTGGCTGTGCAAGCTGCAATACAAGGAAAGCCAAAAAG ATTAGATCAATATGTGAAACAAACCTCAAAATCTGTTGGAGAAGAGACCGCTTCCGTTGATCCTGGAAGTCGCGGAAACAGTGATGAATCGGGCAATCTTGTTGATGTATCAGATATCCAG GAAGCCGAAGATGCTGATTGGACCAAGGTAGAAGATTTGTTTACAACTGGAGAGAGAGGTGATGTGGAACTAGTAAGCTGCAGCACAAAGGGTTTTGTT GTTTCTTTTGGCACCTTGGTAGGATTTCTGCCATACCGTAATCTACTTCCCAGGTGGAAGTTCATAGCTTTTGAGTCATGGCTAAGGCAGAAGGGCCTGGATCCATCAATGTACAAGCAGAGTTTGGTCACTACGACAAATTATGATGCCGATTCTCCTTCACTTAAGGAGAATGATGGTAACTTGGAAGATAAAATTTCACCAGATATGAAATTCGAAGATCTGTTAAGGATTTATGACCAAGAGAAAAACAAGTTCTTATCATCATTTATTGGACAG CAAATCAAAGCATATGTGTCATTGGGCGACAGAAAATTAAAAAAGCTCGTATTTTCACTAAGACAAAAAGAGAAGCAAGAAGTAACAGAGAAGAAGAGAAATCTCATG GCTAGACTTCAAGTTGGTGATATAGTAAAATGCCGCATCCAGACGATAActtattttggaatttttgttgAG GTTGAAGAAGGAGTTTCTGCACTGATCCATCTGTCACAAATATCATGGGATGCCAAGTTCGACCCATCTAATTATTTTAAGATTGATCAG ATTGTAGAGGCAAAAGTTCACCAAATAAACCCTGCTCGTGGGCGcatatttttatctttaaagGAGGTGAAG CCTGATCCATTGATGGAATCATTAGAGTCTGTAGTTGGGGGTCGTGAAACCTTTGATGGAAGATTGGAAGCAGCTCAAACTGATGAAGAG TGGTCTGAAGTCGAATCTCTTATAAAAGAATTGCAAAAAATCGAGGGCATCCAGTCTGTTTCAAAAGGCCCTTTTTTCAGGAGCCCTGGTTTAGCTCCCACATTTCAG GTTTATATGGCATCCATCTTTGAGAATCAGTACAAGTTGCTTGCCCGATCAGGAAACAAAGTACAAGAG GTTATGGTTCAAACTTCTTTAGATAAAGAAAGGATGAAAACAGCTATTATGACATGTGCAAATAGAGTAGAATAG
- the LOC123915976 gene encoding probable DEAD-box ATP-dependent RNA helicase 48 codes for MWGLLIREGRKASSSSPWNLNLIRNMGGGPRTFPDGVSKWKWKRMHEKRAKDKQKKLLEQEKQVYQGRIRSLIRSTLSPSSSSSSSTHNPISPHQHLKALADRFMKDGAQDLWNDSDGPLTPIEAQDQPQAQIEARPSSQIDLRKLAHQPSNRNLNNFSQIRGFRSVPDVSDLSDRKRDLSDRKRVGTEKKRIWRKNDSSSDDESEDEVESQNQGYNSNVGSIASLGKYDVKRERRVMPKKFDDGTDFSEQVQLIKYEIRKKKLSQNRENQVEEQENILSKTRFDECAISPLTIKALSSSGYIHMTRVQETSLPVCLEDVDVMVKAKTGTGKTAAFLLPAIETVLKAMSSNTSHRAPPIYVLILCPTRELASQIAAEAKVLLKYHDGIGVQTLVGGVRFKDDQKRLESDPCQMLVATPGRLLDHIENKSGISVRLMGLQMLVLDEADHLLDLGFRKDIEKIVDCLPRQRQSLLFSATMPKEVRRLSQVVLKREHKYVDTFGMGCVETPVQVKQSYLIAPHESHFQIVHHILKDHISQTPDYKVIVFCTTAMVASLTYHLLRDMKLNVREIHSRKPQLYQTRVSDEFKESKQMILVSSDVGISYPDVTLVVQVGIPSDREQYIHRLRRTGREGKEGKGILLIAPWEEYFLNKIKDLPLEKFPLPDLDPQAQLKIEQSMAKIDKDIKEAAYHAWLCYYNSIMEIGREKTTVAELANQFSESIGLQTPPSLFRKTALKMGLKDIPGIRIRR; via the exons ATGTGGGGATTGCTGATAAGAGAAGGTCGCaaagcatcatcatcatcaccatggAACCTAAACCTCATCCGTAACATGGGTGGCGGTCCTCGTACTTTCCCCGACGGCGTTagcaaatggaaatggaaacGAATGCACGAAAAACGCGCCAAAGATAAACAGAAAAAACTTCTCGAACAAGAGAAACAAGTCTATCAAGGACGCATTCGATCTCTAATACGTTCAACTCTCTCaccttcttcttcatcttcatcttctactCATAACCCTATTTCCCCTCATCAACATCTCAAAGCCCTCGCCGATCGTTTCATGAAAGACGGCGCTCAAGATCTCTGGAACGACTCCGACGGCCCATTAACCCCAATCGAAGCCCAGGACCAACCCCAGGCCCAAATTGAAGCCCGACCTTCGTCACAAATTGATTTGCGCAAACTCGCACACCAACCTTCAAATCggaatttgaataatttttcacAAATTAGGGGTTTCCGTTCTGTTCCTGATGTTagtgatttgagtgataggaagcgtgatttgagtgataggaagCGTGTTGGAAcggaaaagaaaagaatttgGAGAAAGAATGATTCTTCTAGTGACGATGAGAGTGAGGATGAAGTTGAATCTCAGAATCAGGGTTATAATTCTAATGTGGGTAGTATTGCTTCTTTGGGTAAATATGATGTGAAGAGGGAGAGGAGAGTGATGCCTAAGAAATTTGATGATGGAACTGATTTTTCGGAGCAGGTTCAGTTGATTAAGTATGAGATTCGTAAGAAAAAGTTGAGTCAGAATAGGGAAAATCAGGTTGAGGAACAGGAAAACATTCTTAGTAAGACAAG ATTTGACGAGTGTGCTATATCACCGTTGACAATCAAAGCACTTTCTTCATCTGGTTACATTCATATGACCCGGGTTCAAGAGACTAGCCTCCCTGTTTGTCTTGAGG ATGTGGATGTTATGGTCAAGGCTAAAACTGGCACTGGAAAAACAGCAGCTTTTTTG CTTCCTGCTATTGAAACAGTTTTGAAAGCTATGAGTAGCAATACCTCTCATCGTGCGCCACCAATATATGTTCTTATTCTATGCCCTACCAGAGAACTTGCTAGTCAAATTGCTGCTGAAGCAAAGGTTTTGCTGAAATATCATGATGGCATTGGGGTGCAGACTTTAGTTGGAGGTGTACGATTTAAAGATGACCAAAAACGCCTTGAATCAGATCCATGCCAG ATGCTTGTTGCTACACCTGGTAGGTTGCTGGATCATATTGAGAATAAGTCTGGAATATCTGTACGGTTGATGGGCTTGCAGATGCTTGTACTTGATGAAGCTGATCATTTACTGGACCTTGGGTTTCGAAAGGATAtagaaaaaattgttgattgttTGCCCCGGCAAAGGCAATCCTTGCTGTTTTCAGCAACCATGCCAAAGGAG GTCCGTCGGTTATCTCAGGTTGTTTTGAAAAGGGAACACAAATATGTTGATACATTTGGAATGGGCTGTGTGGAAACTCCTGTTCAA GTAAAACAATCCTATCTTATCGCTCCACATGAATCACACTTTCAGATAGTGCATCATATTTTGAAAGACCATATCTCACAAACACCTGATTATAAG GTTATTGTTTTCTGTACAACTGCGATGGTGGCATCACTCACGTATCACCTTCTTCGGGATATGAAACTGAACGTTAGGGAGATACATTCTCGAAAGCCTCAGCTGTATCAAACCCGCGTATCAGATGAGTTTAAGGAATCCAAACAAATGATTCTTGTCTCCTCCGATGTTGGAATAAGTTATCCTGACGTCACATTAGTCGTACAG GTGGGAATTCCTTCAGACCGTGAACAATACATACATCGTCTAAGAAGAACAGGACGGGAAGGCAAAGAAGGAAAAGGCATACTGTTGATTGCACCATGGGAAgagtattttttaaataagatcAAGGATCTTCCTCTAGAGAAATTCCCCTTGCCAGATTTAGATCCACAGGCACAGCTTAAG ATTGAGCAATCAATGGCTAAGATTGATAAAGACATCAAAGAAGCAGCTTATCATGCTTGGCTTTGTTATTACAACTCCATCATGGAGATTGGGAGGGAGAAGACCACAGTAGCTGAGCTGGCAAACCAATTTTCTGAATCAATTGGTTTACAGACGCCGCCTTCACTCTTCCGAAAAACTGCACTAAAAATGGGTTTGAAAGACATTCCAGGCATTAGAATTCGCAGATAG
- the LOC123915975 gene encoding uncharacterized protein LOC123915975 isoform X1 yields MGSLPITTKTLFFTTTTPHHLPWFSSSNRRTTATRTVYLNKRKNNKVVFASSSTSHNEQDKNTPQFDDEDHEELKLGRYLGEDPKLTLAKIMGRKANPHASYLDIEKSFYNKKKGKVVEIEELPFEVERPRAKKNSPTQGQGWPFKPNYDDDDNNVAMEIKKPNQIQSKGGNVRKSNVPNVILRKPSLYNEDEDEVEDMSSRLRIKPNLSLKTQSGQVKDKFSDMTLLRKPGSSIDKNVGSELKTRKEEPSYEVVNLTLLEQPHRPSSNRELEKFAKPSAKFAKPSDEVSKLTLLEQPHRPSSNKELEKFAEPSDEVAKVTLLEQPQRPSSNKELEKFAEPSDEVGKKEEQFAEASDEVTKVTLLEQPHRPSSNKELEKFAEPSDEVGKKEEQFEEASDEVAKVTLLEQPHRPSSNKELEKFAEPSDEVGKKEEQFEEASDEVAKVTLLEQPQRPSSNKELEKFAEPSDEVGKKEEPFEEPTDEVAKVTLLEQPHRPSGKKEEEQFEKPSDEVPKVTLLEQPHRPSGKKEEEQFGDVSIVVLNDGSEQREQRQPEVHQEPIDLNQPSKLNLVGSKTELAVQAAIQGKPKRLDQYVKQTSKSVGEETASVDPGSRGNSDESGNLVDVSDIQEAEDADWTKVEDLFTTGERGDVELVSCSTKGFVVSFGTLVGFLPYRNLLPRWKFIAFESWLRQKGLDPSMYKQSLVTTTNYDADSPSLKENDGNLEDKISPDMKFEDLLRIYDQEKNKFLSSFIGQQIKAYVSLGDRKLKKLVFSLRQKEKQEVTEKKRNLMARLQVGDIVKCRIQTITYFGIFVEVEEGVSALIHLSQISWDAKFDPSNYFKIDQIVEAKVHQINPARGRIFLSLKEVKPDPLMESLESVVGGRETFDGRLEAAQTDEEWSEVESLIKELQKIEGIQSVSKGPFFRSPGLAPTFQVYMASIFENQYKLLARSGNKVQEVMVQTSLDKERMKTAIMTCANRVE; encoded by the exons ATGGGTTCCCTTCCAATCACAACCAAAACCTTATTCTTCACCACCACCACACCTCACCACCTTCCATGGTTTTCATCATCAAACAGAAGAACAACAGCAACAAGAACGGTTTATCTGAATAAGAGGAAAAACAACAAGGTAGTTTTTGCCTCATCATCAACCTCACATAACGAACAAGACAAAAATACCCCTCAATTCGACGATGAAGACCATGAGGAGCTCAAGTTAGGCCGTTATCTTGGTGAAGACCCTAAACTCACCCTTGCCAAG ATAATGGGAAGAAAAGCTAACCCTCATGCATCTTATCTTGATATTGAGAaatcattttataataaaaaaaagggtaaagtTGTGGAAATTGAGGAACTTCCATTTGAAGTTGAAAGACCCCGGGCAAAGAAGAATTCACCTACCCAAGGACAAGGATGGCCATTCAAACctaattatgatgatgatgataacaaTGTTGCAATGGAGATTAAGAAACCTAACCAAATTCAAAGTAAAGGAGGAAATGTTAGAAAAAGTAATGTTCCTAATGTTATTTTGAGAAAGCCGTCGTTGTATAACGAGGACGAGGATGAAGTCGAGGACATGTCTTCGAGGTTGAGAATAAAACCGAATTTATCTCTTAAAACGCAGAGTGGACAAGTGAAGGACAAGTTTAGTGACATGACGTTGTTGAGGAAGCCGGGATCGTCAATTGACAAGAATGTTGGTAGCGAGTTGAAGACGCGGAAAGAAGAGCCGAGTTATGAAGTCGTTAACTTGACCTTGTTGGAACAACCACATAGACCAAGTTCCAATAGAGAACTAGAGAAGTTTGCAAAGCCAAGTGCTAAGTTTGCAAAGCCAAGTGATGAAGTTAGTAAATTGACCTTGTTGGAACAGCCACACAGACCAAGTTCCAATAAAGAACTAGAGAAGTTTGCAGAGCCAAGTGATGAAGTTGCTAAAGTGACCTTGTTGGAACAGCCACAGAGACCAAGTTCCAATAAAGAACTTGAGAAGTTTGCAGAGCCAAGTGATGAAGTTGGCAAAAAAGAAGAGCAGTTTGCAGAGGCAAGTGATGAAGTCACTAAAGTGACCTTGTTGGAACAGCCACACAGACCAAGTTCCAATAAAGAACTTGAGAAGTTTGCAGAGCCAAGTGATGAAGTTGGCAAAAAAGAAGAGCAGTTTGAAGAGGCAAGTGATGAAGTCGCTAAAGTGACCTTGTTGGAACAGCCACACAGACCAAGTTCCAATAAAGAACTAGAGAAGTTCGCCGAGCCAAGTGATGAAGTCGGCAAAAAAGAAGAGCAGTTTGAAGAGGCAAGTGATGAAGTCGCTAAAGTGACCTTGTTGGAACAGCCACAAAGACCAAGTTCCAATAAAGAACTTGAGAAGTTTGCAGAGCCAAGTGATGAAGTTGGCAAAAAAGAAGAGCCGTTTGAAGAGCCAACTGATGAAGTCGCTAAAGTGACCTTGTTGGAACAGCCACACAGACCAAGTggcaaaaaagaagaagagcagTTTGAAAAGCCAAGTGATGAAGTCCCTAAAGTGACCTTGTTGGAACAGCCACACAGACCAAGCggcaaaaaagaagaagagcaaTTTGGAGATGTGAGCATCGTAGTCCTAAATGAT GGCTCGGAGCAACGTGAGCAGAGACAACCAGAGGTCCATCAGGAGCCAATTGATTTAAATCAACCGTCTAAGTTAAATTTGGTTGGTTCTAAGACGGAGTTGGCTGTGCAAGCTGCAATACAAGGAAAGCCAAAAAG ATTAGATCAATATGTGAAACAAACCTCAAAATCTGTTGGAGAAGAGACCGCTTCCGTTGATCCTGGAAGTCGCGGAAACAGTGATGAATCGGGCAATCTTGTTGATGTATCAGATATCCAG GAAGCCGAAGATGCTGATTGGACCAAGGTAGAAGATTTGTTTACAACTGGAGAGAGAGGTGATGTGGAACTAGTAAGCTGCAGCACAAAGGGTTTTGTT GTTTCTTTTGGCACCTTGGTAGGATTTCTGCCATACCGTAATCTACTTCCCAGGTGGAAGTTCATAGCTTTTGAGTCATGGCTAAGGCAGAAGGGCCTGGATCCATCAATGTACAAGCAGAGTTTGGTCACTACGACAAATTATGATGCCGATTCTCCTTCACTTAAGGAGAATGATGGTAACTTGGAAGATAAAATTTCACCAGATATGAAATTCGAAGATCTGTTAAGGATTTATGACCAAGAGAAAAACAAGTTCTTATCATCATTTATTGGACAG CAAATCAAAGCATATGTGTCATTGGGCGACAGAAAATTAAAAAAGCTCGTATTTTCACTAAGACAAAAAGAGAAGCAAGAAGTAACAGAGAAGAAGAGAAATCTCATG GCTAGACTTCAAGTTGGTGATATAGTAAAATGCCGCATCCAGACGATAActtattttggaatttttgttgAG GTTGAAGAAGGAGTTTCTGCACTGATCCATCTGTCACAAATATCATGGGATGCCAAGTTCGACCCATCTAATTATTTTAAGATTGATCAG ATTGTAGAGGCAAAAGTTCACCAAATAAACCCTGCTCGTGGGCGcatatttttatctttaaagGAGGTGAAG CCTGATCCATTGATGGAATCATTAGAGTCTGTAGTTGGGGGTCGTGAAACCTTTGATGGAAGATTGGAAGCAGCTCAAACTGATGAAGAG TGGTCTGAAGTCGAATCTCTTATAAAAGAATTGCAAAAAATCGAGGGCATCCAGTCTGTTTCAAAAGGCCCTTTTTTCAGGAGCCCTGGTTTAGCTCCCACATTTCAG GTTTATATGGCATCCATCTTTGAGAATCAGTACAAGTTGCTTGCCCGATCAGGAAACAAAGTACAAGAG GTTATGGTTCAAACTTCTTTAGATAAAGAAAGGATGAAAACAGCTATTATGACATGTGCAAATAGAGTAGAATAG
- the LOC123915977 gene encoding tetraspanin-10 isoform X1: protein MGMGTSTFVTRCINFLTMVLAMVVIIFGVWMSTRHDACRKSLTIPMLSIGAVIFLISIVGFLGAMKRSSILLWVYLIMLFFILVGILVFTVLVFIVTNNGSGHSVTGLRYKEYQLQDYSSWFLKELNNSRNWKRLRVCLVKTEDCNNLSKKYKTLKHYKLAKLTPIEAGCCRPPSECGYPAVNASYYDLTFHPVSPNNDCKRYKNSRAVKCYDCDSCKAGVAQYMKTEWRVVAIFNVVLFAVLSIIYFVGCCARRNAARNQSKG from the exons ATGGGGATGGGTACCAGCACCTTTGTTACTAGATGTATCAACTTTCTCACCATG GTTTTGGCAATGGTTGTGATAATATTTGGGGTGTGGATGAGCACTCGTCATGATGCCTGCAGGAAATCTCTCACTATACCTATGCTAAGCATTGGAGCTGTTATTTTCTTAat ATCCATAGTTGGTTTTTTGGGTGCCATGAAAAGAAGCTCCATATTGCTATGGGTT TATCTGATTATGCTGTTCTTTATCTTGGTGGGGATCCTGGTCTTCACAGTATTGGT ATTCATTGTAACTAATAATGGATCAGGTCATAGTGTGACTGGCTTGAG GTACAAGGAGTATCAACTTCAAGATTATAGCTCTTGGTTTCTCAAAGAG TTAAACAATTCTCGAAACTGGAAGCGATTGAGGGTTTGTCTAGTCAAAACTGAAGACTGCAATAACCTGTCCAAGAAATATAAG ACtctaaaacattataaattagCTAAATTGACTCCAATTGAGGCTGGCTGCTGCCGACCGCCTTCTGA ATGTGGATACCCTGCTGTAAATGCTTCCTACTATGACTTGACCTTTCATCCAGTTAGCCCTAACAATGACTGCAAGCGGTACAAAAATTCTCGAGCCGTCAAATGCTATGATTGTGATTCTTGCAA GGCTGGTGTGGCACAATACATGAAAACCGAGTGGAGAGTTGTTGCAATATTCAACGTTGTTTTGTTTGCTGTTTTG TCTATTATATACTTTGTGGGGTGCTGTGCGAGACGAAATGCTGCCAGGAACCAATCTAAGGGTTGA
- the LOC123915974 gene encoding LIM domain-containing protein WLIM2b-like — protein sequence MSFSGTQQKCKTCDKTVHFVDSISADGSVYHKNCFRCSQCNGLLAMSTYSSQEGVLYCKTHAEQLAKESGNFAMKRSLSAGSGKPSELPRAPSKLSAFFSGTQEKCSACKKTVYPLEKLTVEGEFYHKSCFRCTHGGCFLSPSSYAALDGYIYCKPHFSQLFKAKGSYSYLSKQASMKKNEEKKAAEERAALESAAEPAPEAADTETKEEQDPAAETQEA from the exons ATGTCTTTCAGCGGAACCCAACAGAAATGCAAGACTTGTGATAAAACTGTTCACTTCGTTGATTCAATTTCTGCTGATGGTAGTGTTTATCACAAGAACTGCTTCAGATGTAGCCAATGCAATGGCCTTCTTGCG ATGAGCACCTATTCATCACAGGAAGGAGTTTTGTACTGTAAGACTCATGCTGAGCAGCTTGCCAAGGAATCTGGCAATTTCGCCATGAAGAGATCCCTGTCAG CGGGATCGGGAAAGCCCAGCGAGCTG CCTAGGGCCCCAAGCAAGCTTTCTGCTTTCTTCTCGGGGACTCAAGAAAAATGTTCCGCATGCAAGAAAACCGTGTATCCATTGGAAAAG TTGACAGTGGAAGGTGAATTTTACCACAAATCATGCTTTAGGTGCACACATGGAGGATGTTTTCTGAGTCCTTCATCCTATGCTGCACTTGATGGATATATATACTGCAAGCCTCACTTTTCTCAGTTGTTTAAGGCTAAAGGTAGCTATAGCTATCTCTCCAAACAAGCTTCAatgaagaaaaatgaagaaaaaaaggctGCGGAGGAGAGAGCTGCTCTTGAATCAGCAGCAGAACCAGCACCAGAGGCAGCAGACACAGAGACAAAAGAAGAACAAGATCCTGCTGCTGAGACGCAAGAGGCGTAA
- the LOC123915977 gene encoding tetraspanin-10 isoform X3, with protein MGMGTSTFVTRCINFLTMVLAMVVIIFGVWMSTRHDACRKSLTIPMLSIGAVIFLISIVGFLGAMKRSSILLWVYLIMLFFILVGILVFTVLVFIVTNNGSGHSVTGLRYKEYQLQDYSSWFLKELNNSRNWKRLRVCLVKTEDCNNLSKKYKTLKHYKLAKLTPIEAGCCRPPSE; from the exons ATGGGGATGGGTACCAGCACCTTTGTTACTAGATGTATCAACTTTCTCACCATG GTTTTGGCAATGGTTGTGATAATATTTGGGGTGTGGATGAGCACTCGTCATGATGCCTGCAGGAAATCTCTCACTATACCTATGCTAAGCATTGGAGCTGTTATTTTCTTAat ATCCATAGTTGGTTTTTTGGGTGCCATGAAAAGAAGCTCCATATTGCTATGGGTT TATCTGATTATGCTGTTCTTTATCTTGGTGGGGATCCTGGTCTTCACAGTATTGGT ATTCATTGTAACTAATAATGGATCAGGTCATAGTGTGACTGGCTTGAG GTACAAGGAGTATCAACTTCAAGATTATAGCTCTTGGTTTCTCAAAGAG TTAAACAATTCTCGAAACTGGAAGCGATTGAGGGTTTGTCTAGTCAAAACTGAAGACTGCAATAACCTGTCCAAGAAATATAAG ACtctaaaacattataaattagCTAAATTGACTCCAATTGAGGCTGGCTGCTGCCGACCGCCTTCTGA ATAA